One Burkholderia sp. PAMC 26561 genomic window carries:
- the mutM gene encoding bifunctional DNA-formamidopyrimidine glycosylase/DNA-(apurinic or apyrimidinic site) lyase, which translates to MPELPEVEVTRRGIEPFVAGRRVERVDIRTPALRWPIPAHLSKTMKALKIDKVERRGKYLLFETSEGWLIVHLGMTGTLRVLRNVPRPPDAAKHDHIDLIFDDFILRFRDPRRFGAVLWHAREDGDVLDHPLLAGLGVEPFTAGFSGALLYRMTRGRKVSVKQALLAGTMVVGVGNIYASESLFRAGIRPTVAAGRVSLVRYDLLADAVRTTLAAAIEKGGSTLRDFVGSNGESGYFQLDYFVYDRAGLPCHVCGTAIKHIVQGQRSTYFCPRCQR; encoded by the coding sequence ATGCCAGAGCTGCCGGAAGTCGAAGTAACCCGACGCGGTATTGAACCGTTCGTTGCCGGCCGCCGTGTCGAGCGTGTCGATATCCGCACGCCCGCGCTTCGATGGCCGATTCCCGCGCATCTTTCAAAGACGATGAAAGCGCTGAAGATCGACAAGGTCGAGCGCCGCGGCAAGTACCTGCTGTTCGAAACCTCTGAAGGTTGGCTGATCGTGCATCTTGGCATGACGGGAACGCTGCGGGTCTTGCGTAACGTGCCGCGCCCGCCCGACGCTGCAAAGCATGATCATATCGATTTGATCTTCGACGACTTCATTTTGCGCTTTCGGGACCCACGGCGTTTTGGCGCCGTGCTCTGGCATGCGCGCGAAGACGGCGACGTTCTCGATCATCCGCTGCTTGCCGGCCTGGGCGTCGAGCCGTTCACCGCCGGGTTCTCCGGCGCGCTGCTGTACCGCATGACCCGCGGGCGCAAGGTGTCCGTCAAACAGGCGCTGCTCGCGGGGACGATGGTCGTGGGCGTCGGCAATATCTATGCATCGGAAAGCCTGTTTCGTGCTGGAATCCGGCCGACGGTCGCCGCCGGGCGCGTCTCGCTCGTGCGCTACGATCTCCTCGCCGACGCCGTGCGCACGACGCTCGCGGCGGCCATCGAAAAAGGCGGCAGTACGCTGCGTGATTTTGTCGGCAGCAACGGTGAGTCCGGTTATTTCCAGCTCGATTATTTCGTCTATGATCGCGCCGGCCTGCCGTGCCACGTTTGCGGCACCGCCATCAAACATATCGTGCAAGGCCAGCGATCCACGTACTTTTGCCCGCGCTGCCAGCGCTAG
- the rapZ gene encoding RNase adapter RapZ yields the protein MRIILITGISGSGKSVALNALEDAGYYCVDNLPPRFLPELATYLDSKGQARLAVAIDARSSRSLDEVPAIINGLTQSFDVRVLFLNASTQSLIQRFSETRRRHPLSGSPTHDADVGLHTSLGEAIERERELVSGLAEFGHQIDTSNLRANVLRAWVKSFVEQETAGLTLMFESFGFKRGVPLDADFVFDVRTLPNPYYDRELRPLTGLDQPVIDFLSAQPMVHQMIDDVGTFIAKWLPQFREDNRSYLTVAIGCTGGQHRSVFIAQTLAARFGESANVIVRHRDAPIAVDGNVAPLQT from the coding sequence ATGCGCATCATCCTGATTACCGGCATTTCCGGCTCCGGCAAATCCGTCGCCTTGAACGCGCTCGAAGACGCCGGTTACTATTGCGTCGACAACTTGCCGCCGCGCTTCTTGCCCGAGCTTGCAACGTATCTCGACTCCAAAGGGCAGGCGCGCCTCGCGGTTGCCATCGACGCCCGTTCCAGCCGTTCGCTCGACGAAGTCCCGGCCATCATCAACGGTCTCACGCAATCCTTCGATGTGCGCGTGCTGTTCCTCAACGCCAGCACGCAGTCGCTGATCCAGCGTTTTTCCGAGACGCGCCGCCGTCACCCCTTGTCCGGTTCGCCCACGCACGACGCCGACGTCGGCCTGCACACGTCGCTTGGCGAAGCGATCGAACGGGAACGCGAACTGGTGTCAGGGCTCGCGGAATTCGGCCATCAGATCGACACCAGCAACCTGCGCGCGAACGTGTTGCGCGCGTGGGTGAAAAGCTTCGTGGAGCAGGAAACGGCCGGGCTGACGCTGATGTTCGAGTCGTTCGGATTCAAGCGCGGCGTGCCACTCGACGCCGATTTCGTCTTCGATGTCCGCACGCTCCCCAATCCCTATTACGACCGCGAGCTGCGGCCGCTGACGGGCCTGGACCAGCCGGTGATAGATTTCCTGTCGGCCCAGCCGATGGTTCATCAGATGATCGACGACGTCGGCACGTTCATTGCGAAATGGTTGCCGCAGTTTCGCGAAGACAACCGCAGTTACCTCACGGTCGCGATCGGCTGCACGGGCGGCCAGCACCGCTCGGTGTTCATCGCCCAGACGCTGGCCGCGCGTTTCGGCGAAAGCGCCAATGTGATCGTGCGGCATCGCGACGCACCCATCGCCGTCGATGGAAACGTCGCACCCTTGCAAACCTGA
- the hpf gene encoding ribosome hibernation-promoting factor, HPF/YfiA family yields MNLQISGHHLELTPALREYVITKLDRVLRHFDQVIDGSVVLSVDNHREKDKRQKVEINLHLKGKDIFIESCDVDMYAAIDLMVDKLDRQVLRHKDKIQGHAHATMKYEPQESEAPAP; encoded by the coding sequence ATGAATCTGCAGATCAGTGGACACCATCTCGAATTGACGCCTGCGTTGCGAGAATATGTGATCACCAAACTGGATAGAGTGCTTCGGCACTTCGATCAGGTGATCGACGGCAGTGTGGTCCTCTCGGTCGACAATCATAGGGAAAAGGACAAGCGGCAGAAGGTCGAAATCAACCTGCACCTGAAGGGCAAGGACATCTTCATCGAAAGTTGTGACGTTGATATGTACGCAGCAATCGACCTGATGGTCGACAAGCTGGATCGGCAGGTCCTGCGCCATAAGGACAAGATCCAGGGCCATGCGCATGCAACAATGAAGTACGAACCGCAAGAAAGCGAAGCGCCTGCGCCGTAA
- the hprK gene encoding HPr(Ser) kinase/phosphatase, producing the protein MDTSSINAQSIFDDNAAALKLSWLTGHEGWERGFSTETVANATSSADLVGHLNLIHPNRIQVLGDAEITYYQRQSDEDRSRNMAELIALEPPFLVVAGEVGAPPELVLRCTRSSTPLFTTRMSAAAVIDSLRLYMSRILAPRATLHGVFLDILGMGVLLTGDSGLGKSELGLELISRGHGLVADDAVDFVRLGPDFVEGRCPPLLQNLLEVRGLGLLDIKTIFGETAVRRKMKLKLIVQLVRRPDGEFQRLPLESQAVDVLGLPISKVTIQVAAGRNLAVLVEAAVRNTILQLRGIDTLRDFMDRQRLAMQDPESQFPGKLI; encoded by the coding sequence ATGGATACGTCCAGCATCAATGCCCAGAGTATTTTCGACGACAACGCGGCCGCGCTCAAACTGAGTTGGCTGACGGGTCACGAAGGCTGGGAACGCGGCTTCTCGACAGAGACGGTCGCCAATGCAACATCGAGTGCCGACCTGGTCGGCCACTTGAACCTGATTCACCCGAACCGAATCCAGGTGCTCGGCGACGCCGAAATCACCTATTACCAGCGTCAGTCCGACGAAGATCGCTCGCGCAACATGGCCGAGCTGATCGCGCTAGAACCGCCTTTCCTGGTAGTTGCCGGCGAAGTCGGGGCGCCACCGGAACTGGTTCTGCGCTGCACGCGCTCGTCCACGCCGCTGTTCACCACGCGCATGTCGGCGGCAGCTGTTATCGACAGCCTGCGGCTCTACATGTCGCGGATCCTCGCGCCGCGCGCCACGCTTCATGGCGTGTTTCTCGATATCCTCGGCATGGGCGTGCTGCTGACGGGCGACTCGGGACTCGGCAAAAGCGAACTCGGGCTTGAGTTGATCAGCCGTGGTCACGGTCTTGTCGCGGACGACGCCGTAGACTTCGTGCGCCTGGGTCCGGATTTTGTCGAAGGACGGTGCCCGCCGCTGCTGCAGAACCTGCTCGAAGTCCGCGGTCTCGGATTGCTGGACATCAAGACCATCTTTGGTGAAACCGCGGTCCGGCGGAAAATGAAGCTCAAGCTGATCGTTCAGCTCGTGCGCCGGCCGGACGGCGAATTCCAGCGCCTGCCGCTGGAAAGCCAGGCGGTCGATGTGCTCGGCTTGCCGATCAGCAAAGTCACCATTCAGGTGGCGGCCGGCCGAAATCTCGCCGTGCTCGTCGAAGCCGCAGTGCGCAACACGATCCTGCAACTGCGGGGTATCGATACCTTGCGGGACTTCATGGATCGTCAGCGTCTTGCCATGCAGGACCCGGAGAGCCAGTTCCCCGGCAAGCTGATCTGA
- the mutY gene encoding A/G-specific adenine glycosylase encodes MLQLTDFSTRLIAWQRVHGRHDLPWQNTRDAYRIWLSEIMLQQTQVSTVIPYYARFLERFPDVDTLAAAPVDDVMALWAGLGYYSRARNLHRCADVVATEHGGAFPRSVDELAELPGIGRSTAAAIASFAYGARATILDGNVKRVLARVFGVEGFPGEKKVENAMWTLAESLLPDAAHKDEVTAYTQGLMDLGATLCVRGKPDCARCPFAPDCVANVTGRQKQLPTARPKKTVPTRKTWMLVLQDGDTVLLEKRPPSGIWGGLWSLPEAADEDALIAVAHSLGGTDTLQRLSPFTHTFTHFKLDIEPRLGRADAAAELADSHTVWASLSDIDAYGVPAPVRKLLDALQGSLL; translated from the coding sequence ATGCTCCAGCTCACCGATTTCTCCACTCGCCTGATCGCGTGGCAACGCGTTCACGGCCGTCATGACCTGCCGTGGCAGAACACGCGCGATGCGTACCGGATCTGGCTGTCCGAAATCATGCTGCAGCAGACGCAGGTGTCGACGGTGATTCCGTATTACGCGCGTTTTCTCGAGCGTTTCCCCGACGTGGACACGCTCGCCGCCGCGCCTGTTGATGACGTCATGGCGCTTTGGGCCGGCCTCGGCTACTACTCACGCGCGCGAAACCTGCATCGGTGCGCCGATGTCGTCGCGACCGAACATGGTGGTGCGTTCCCGCGCAGCGTCGATGAACTCGCGGAATTGCCTGGAATCGGCCGCTCGACGGCGGCGGCGATTGCATCGTTCGCGTATGGTGCGCGTGCGACGATTCTCGATGGCAACGTGAAGCGCGTCCTGGCGCGCGTGTTCGGCGTAGAAGGATTCCCGGGCGAGAAGAAAGTCGAGAACGCGATGTGGACGCTTGCAGAATCCTTGCTGCCAGATGCTGCGCACAAGGACGAAGTCACGGCCTACACGCAGGGTTTGATGGATCTGGGCGCGACGCTTTGCGTGCGCGGCAAGCCGGATTGCGCGCGCTGTCCGTTCGCGCCGGATTGCGTGGCGAATGTCACCGGGCGGCAAAAACAGTTGCCCACGGCGCGGCCGAAAAAGACGGTCCCGACGCGCAAGACATGGATGCTGGTTCTGCAGGACGGCGACACGGTCCTGCTCGAAAAACGGCCGCCGAGCGGCATCTGGGGCGGCCTCTGGAGCCTTCCCGAAGCCGCAGATGAAGACGCTCTGATTGCCGTCGCGCACAGCCTTGGCGGCACGGACACGCTTCAGCGCCTGAGCCCGTTCACGCATACGTTCACACATTTCAAGCTGGACATTGAGCCGCGTCTTGGGCGCGCGGATGCCGCAGCAGAACTCGCCGACAGCCACACGGTCTGGGCGTCGTTATCGGATATCGATGCTTACGGCGTGCCGGCGCCGGTGCGCAAACTCCTCGACGCACTGCAGGGCTCGCTGCTTTAA
- a CDS encoding RNA polymerase factor sigma-54, translated as MKASLQLRLSQHLALTPQLQQSIRLLQLSTLELQQEVAMAVAQNPLLENEDDWTTSPLRVAADGSLITTGASVSAPEPMMSNGTSSSSSTTERSENGEPQGVDEYNGMSSSDNGPDSSSWNLEDYGRSNSGSDDDDLPPLQIHESTTTLRDHLMSQLRMTKANQRDRALITFLIESLDEDGYLTSSLDEVKADLPDELEVDLDELSAALALLQSFDPPGVGGRSASECLKLQLLRLESTPIRTLALDIVMHHLELLAARDFTRLRKQLKASDDALRDAHLLIRSLEPFPGAAFGKSEADYVVPDILVRKMSSGWTAELNPEIVPRLRINHLYANILRNNRGDPGSGSLRQQLQEARWLIKNIQQRFETILRVAQAIVERQKNFFAHGEIAMRPLVLREIADTLGLHESTVSRVTTGKYMLTPFGTLEFKYFFGSHVSTDTGGAASSTAIRALIKQLIGAEDSKSPLSDSRIAELLAEQGFVVARRTVAKYREALKIPAVNLRKSL; from the coding sequence ATGAAAGCCAGCCTCCAACTACGCCTATCGCAGCATCTTGCGCTGACCCCACAACTGCAGCAGTCCATCCGGCTGCTGCAGTTGTCGACGCTCGAATTGCAGCAGGAAGTCGCGATGGCTGTCGCGCAGAACCCGTTGCTCGAAAACGAGGACGACTGGACCACGAGTCCGTTGCGCGTGGCGGCGGACGGCTCGCTGATCACCACAGGCGCTTCGGTGAGCGCGCCCGAGCCCATGATGAGCAACGGCACGTCGTCGAGCAGCAGCACGACCGAGCGCTCGGAAAACGGCGAACCGCAGGGCGTCGACGAATACAACGGCATGAGTTCGTCGGACAACGGCCCGGATTCCAGTTCGTGGAACCTGGAGGACTACGGCCGCTCGAACAGCGGTTCGGACGACGATGACCTGCCCCCGCTGCAAATCCACGAATCCACGACCACGCTGCGCGATCACCTGATGTCGCAGTTGCGCATGACAAAGGCCAATCAGCGCGATCGTGCGCTGATCACGTTTCTGATCGAATCGCTCGACGAAGACGGTTACCTCACGTCCTCACTCGATGAAGTGAAGGCCGACCTGCCCGACGAACTCGAAGTCGATCTCGACGAGTTGAGCGCTGCGCTCGCACTGCTGCAAAGTTTCGATCCGCCGGGTGTCGGCGGGCGTTCGGCATCGGAATGTCTCAAGCTGCAGCTTCTCAGGCTCGAATCGACGCCTATCAGGACGCTGGCGCTGGATATCGTCATGCATCATCTCGAGCTGCTCGCCGCGCGCGATTTCACGCGCCTTCGCAAGCAGCTCAAAGCCTCGGATGACGCATTGCGGGACGCCCACCTGCTGATCCGTTCGCTCGAACCATTTCCCGGTGCGGCGTTCGGCAAGAGCGAGGCGGATTACGTGGTTCCCGACATTCTGGTGCGCAAGATGTCGAGCGGATGGACTGCGGAATTGAATCCGGAAATCGTCCCTCGGCTGCGAATCAATCACCTTTACGCGAATATTCTGCGCAACAATCGCGGCGATCCGGGCAGCGGTTCGTTGCGTCAGCAACTGCAGGAAGCACGCTGGTTAATTAAGAATATTCAACAAAGATTCGAGACAATTCTTCGCGTGGCGCAAGCAATTGTGGAGCGTCAGAAGAACTTTTTCGCGCACGGTGAAATTGCAATGCGGCCCTTGGTTTTGAGGGAGATTGCTGATACGCTGGGTTTACACGAATCCACTGTCTCACGTGTGACAACCGGCAAGTACATGCTGACCCCGTTCGGGACGCTTGAATTCAAGTACTTCTTCGGATCGCACGTTTCTACCGACACGGGTGGCGCGGCATCGTCAACGGCGATCCGGGCACTCATCAAGCAACTGATAGGAGCCGAAGACTCAAAATCTCCTCTTTCAGACAGCCGCATCGCCGAATTGCTGGCGGAACAAGGGTTCGTGGTGGCACGCCGCACGGTGGCCAAATATCGCGAAGCCCTGAAAATTCCGGCAGTGAACCTGCGAAAGTCTCTGTAG
- a CDS encoding LON peptidase substrate-binding domain-containing protein, whose protein sequence is MSTNPLLSDLPLFPLHTVLFPGGHLPLKIFEARYLDMARACLREGTPFGVCLLKSGNEIASPGDPSVPESIGCLAEITQCDVDTFGMLLIQARGTTRFRLLSHRVDPSNLLVGVAETIGDDAPLESAEALVKFGACAEVLERIIEAIKARDPKDLPFTEPFLLDDPTWVSNRLSEILPIPMRARQKLMELEDAAARIDVVHHYMQQHQLL, encoded by the coding sequence ATGTCCACCAATCCCCTTCTCTCCGACCTGCCGCTGTTTCCCCTGCACACCGTGCTGTTTCCCGGTGGCCATCTCCCTCTGAAGATCTTCGAAGCGCGTTATCTCGACATGGCGCGTGCGTGCCTGCGCGAGGGCACGCCGTTTGGCGTCTGTTTGCTGAAAAGCGGGAACGAGATCGCGTCGCCGGGAGATCCATCCGTGCCGGAAAGCATTGGATGCCTGGCCGAAATCACGCAATGCGACGTGGACACGTTCGGCATGCTGTTGATCCAGGCGCGCGGCACGACGCGGTTCCGGCTGCTTTCGCATCGCGTGGACCCGAGCAACCTGCTGGTCGGCGTGGCGGAGACGATTGGCGACGACGCGCCGCTGGAAAGCGCCGAAGCGCTGGTGAAGTTTGGTGCGTGCGCGGAGGTTCTGGAGCGGATCATCGAAGCAATCAAGGCGCGTGACCCGAAGGACCTGCCCTTCACCGAACCGTTCCTGCTCGATGACCCGACGTGGGTATCGAACCGTTTGTCCGAGATTCTGCCAATACCCATGCGCGCCCGGCAAAAACTGATGGAACTGGAAGATGCTGCGGCGCGTATCGACGTGGTGCATCACTACATGCAGCAGCACCAGCTTCTTTAA
- a CDS encoding tetratricopeptide repeat protein: MNLSFVKLFSKQRAAAAETIAARGKPVPSNKLAAAVALAVAVFALGSAHAQSPAQLPAPDDDQAAISAADLITAPPTGKETQDLPNIAASSQIVFQVLAAEVALQRSQAAPAYQTYLALARDTHDPRFAQRATEIAIAAQSPNDALTAVQLWQQFSPNSERAAQLSASLLILSGKPDDAEPILARELAKIPQEQRGDAIISLQVLISRGPNRVGGLNVLKDLVKNDMDRPETQLALARQQIAADDQPGAKASLEKALQLKPDYLPAALTLARMGPAERNEGIASFEKYVDKNPKSHDARLALAQLYLSADRLDDAQKQFEAMRKNDAKDLTPLMALALINIQKKQPDKAKDYLNQYAKAAEATPGADPGQAYIYLAQISLDQKDDVAANQYLDKITRSSQQYLPAQVTRAQILANHGKVDEARQLLGSLQTSDPRDLALLARTDASLLFQAQRYPEAEAALSKASAAFPEDPDLTYDYAMAAEKNGHYDVMETQLRKLMKTQPDNPQAYNALGYSLVDRNERLDEAVKLIEKAVSLAPNDAFIMDSLGWAKYRQGNDAEAANILKKAYDLQPNAEIGAHLGEVQWKSGQQDQARSTWRQAQKLEPGNDTLVKTLKRFQVNDL, translated from the coding sequence ATGAACTTGTCCTTCGTTAAGTTGTTTTCGAAACAGCGTGCAGCGGCCGCTGAAACGATTGCGGCACGCGGTAAGCCGGTCCCATCGAACAAGCTTGCGGCAGCGGTTGCGCTCGCCGTAGCAGTGTTCGCGCTTGGCTCCGCCCATGCTCAAAGTCCGGCGCAACTCCCCGCTCCGGACGACGACCAGGCCGCGATCAGCGCAGCCGACCTGATTACAGCGCCGCCCACGGGCAAGGAAACACAGGACCTGCCCAATATTGCGGCGTCCAGCCAGATCGTGTTCCAGGTGCTCGCGGCCGAAGTCGCGTTGCAGCGCAGCCAGGCAGCGCCCGCTTACCAGACGTATCTCGCGCTCGCGCGTGATACGCACGACCCTCGTTTCGCCCAACGCGCAACCGAGATTGCGATTGCCGCACAAAGTCCCAACGACGCGCTGACGGCCGTTCAGCTCTGGCAGCAGTTCTCGCCGAACTCGGAACGCGCAGCGCAATTGAGCGCGTCGTTGCTGATCCTGTCGGGCAAGCCCGACGACGCCGAACCGATCCTCGCACGCGAGCTCGCGAAGATTCCGCAGGAACAGCGCGGCGACGCCATCATCTCGCTGCAGGTCCTGATCTCGCGCGGGCCCAATCGCGTAGGCGGGCTGAATGTGTTGAAGGATCTGGTCAAGAACGACATGGACCGGCCCGAAACGCAACTCGCGCTCGCCCGTCAGCAAATCGCCGCCGACGACCAGCCGGGTGCAAAGGCATCGCTTGAGAAAGCGCTGCAGCTCAAGCCCGATTACTTGCCCGCCGCGTTGACGCTCGCACGCATGGGTCCGGCTGAGCGCAACGAAGGTATCGCTTCGTTCGAAAAGTACGTCGACAAGAATCCGAAATCGCACGACGCGCGGCTTGCGCTCGCGCAACTGTATTTATCGGCGGATCGGCTCGATGACGCGCAAAAGCAGTTCGAAGCCATGCGCAAGAACGACGCGAAGGACCTGACGCCGCTGATGGCGCTCGCGTTGATCAACATCCAGAAGAAGCAGCCGGACAAGGCGAAGGATTACCTGAATCAGTATGCCAAGGCGGCTGAAGCCACGCCGGGTGCCGATCCGGGTCAGGCGTACATCTACCTCGCGCAGATTTCGCTTGATCAGAAAGACGACGTCGCGGCGAACCAGTATCTCGACAAGATCACGCGTTCGAGCCAGCAGTACTTGCCGGCGCAGGTCACGCGCGCACAGATTCTTGCGAACCACGGCAAGGTCGACGAAGCCCGTCAGTTGCTCGGCAGCCTGCAGACCTCTGACCCGCGCGACCTCGCTTTGCTCGCCCGAACCGACGCATCGCTGCTGTTCCAGGCGCAGCGATATCCGGAGGCGGAGGCGGCTTTGTCGAAGGCATCGGCGGCTTTCCCCGAAGACCCCGATCTCACGTACGACTACGCAATGGCCGCCGAGAAAAACGGCCACTACGACGTAATGGAAACGCAGCTTCGCAAGCTGATGAAGACCCAGCCGGATAACCCGCAAGCGTATAACGCGCTCGGTTATTCGCTCGTCGATCGCAACGAGCGTCTGGACGAAGCGGTGAAGCTGATTGAAAAGGCGGTATCGCTGGCGCCGAACGATGCGTTCATCATGGACAGCCTGGGCTGGGCGAAGTATCGGCAGGGCAATGACGCCGAAGCGGCCAACATCCTGAAGAAAGCCTACGATTTGCAGCCGAACGCGGAAATCGGCGCGCATCTCGGCGAAGTGCAATGGAAGTCCGGGCAGCAGGACCAGGCTCGCAGCACGTGGCGTCAGGCGCAAAAGCTCGAACCCGGCAACGACACGCTCGTCAAAACGCTCAAACGATTCCAGGTGAACGACCTTTGA
- the lolB gene encoding lipoprotein insertase outer membrane protein LolB: MNVLNGQRARRSALALMAASAVVLSGCAVKPRVPTTSNAATAVTAQTTRAYHGRFAVQYDDQNGQQRNAYGNFDWQETGDTVTLQLRNPLGQTMAIVTSSPSSATLELPNRDPQTADNVSELMRNTMGFALPVEGLRYWLQPSPAPTSRARTTMDSSSQNDHLKQIKQDGWTIDYLAYADAPATGVKRLNLSREEPPLDIKLVLDQ, encoded by the coding sequence ATGAATGTTCTGAACGGCCAGCGCGCTCGACGCAGCGCACTGGCGTTGATGGCGGCAAGCGCCGTGGTCCTCTCCGGCTGCGCGGTCAAGCCGCGGGTGCCGACAACATCGAATGCGGCAACCGCCGTCACGGCGCAAACGACCCGCGCGTATCACGGCCGGTTTGCAGTGCAGTACGACGACCAGAACGGTCAGCAACGCAACGCGTACGGCAACTTCGACTGGCAGGAAACGGGCGATACCGTCACGTTGCAACTGCGCAATCCGCTGGGGCAAACCATGGCTATCGTGACGTCGTCGCCGTCATCGGCCACGCTGGAATTGCCCAACCGTGACCCACAAACCGCTGACAATGTCTCGGAACTGATGCGCAACACAATGGGCTTCGCGTTGCCAGTGGAAGGTCTGCGCTACTGGCTGCAGCCATCGCCGGCGCCGACTTCCCGGGCACGCACGACCATGGACTCGTCGTCGCAAAATGACCACCTGAAGCAGATCAAGCAGGACGGCTGGACCATCGACTATCTGGCCTATGCCGATGCACCCGCCACTGGCGTCAAACGCCTGAACCTGTCGCGCGAAGAACCGCCGCTCGATA
- the lptB gene encoding LPS export ABC transporter ATP-binding protein has translation MPHRKPEGTSSSLTVRNLKKRYGSRTVVKDVSLDVKSGEVVGLLGPNGAGKTTSFYMIVGLVPLDAGEIELDGTSISLLPIHQRARLGLSYLPQEASVFRKLTVEQNIRAVLELQTGENDKPLSKQAITDRAEALLDELQIAHLRANPALSLSGGERRRVEIARALATNPAFILLDEPFAGVDPIAVLEIQKIVKFLKQRNIGVLITDHNVRETLGICDHAYIISDGSVLAAGAPSDIIENESVRRVYLGEHFRM, from the coding sequence ATGCCTCATCGAAAGCCGGAAGGAACGAGCAGTTCGCTCACCGTCCGCAATCTGAAGAAACGCTACGGCTCGCGCACGGTCGTGAAGGACGTCTCGCTCGACGTGAAAAGCGGCGAAGTGGTCGGGCTGCTCGGGCCGAACGGCGCGGGCAAGACCACCTCGTTCTACATGATCGTGGGCCTCGTTCCGCTCGATGCCGGCGAAATCGAACTCGATGGCACGTCCATCAGCCTGTTGCCGATTCACCAGCGAGCGCGCCTCGGACTGTCCTACCTGCCGCAGGAAGCATCGGTTTTCCGCAAGCTCACCGTCGAGCAGAACATTCGCGCCGTGCTCGAACTGCAGACCGGCGAGAACGACAAGCCGCTTTCCAAGCAAGCCATAACGGATCGTGCAGAAGCCTTGCTCGACGAACTGCAGATCGCGCATTTGCGTGCGAACCCGGCGCTCTCGCTTTCAGGCGGCGAACGCCGTCGCGTGGAAATTGCCCGCGCGCTTGCGACCAATCCGGCTTTCATCCTGCTGGACGAACCGTTTGCCGGCGTCGATCCGATCGCCGTGCTGGAAATCCAGAAGATCGTGAAGTTCCTGAAGCAGCGGAACATCGGCGTGCTGATCACCGACCACAACGTGCGTGAGACGCTCGGCATTTGCGATCACGCGTACATCATCAGCGACGGCAGCGTGCTCGCGGCCGGCGCGCCGAGCGACATCATCGAAAACGAGAGCGTGCGACGCGTGTATCTCGGCGAACATTTCCGCATGTGA
- the ptsN gene encoding PTS IIA-like nitrogen regulatory protein PtsN: MNRLAKFLPLENVVLGLSVTSKKRVFEQAGLIFENQNGIGRSTVTDNLFARERLGSTGLGEGVAIPHGRIKGLKHPLAAFVRLAEPIAFESPDGQPVSLLIFLLVPEQATQQHLEILSEIAQLLSDRDTRERLNTEENREALHQLLTQWQA; this comes from the coding sequence ATGAATCGTTTAGCCAAATTTCTTCCCCTCGAAAATGTCGTCCTCGGACTGTCCGTCACCAGCAAGAAACGTGTATTCGAGCAAGCGGGCCTGATCTTCGAGAATCAGAACGGCATTGGCCGCAGCACCGTTACCGACAATCTCTTCGCGCGCGAGCGCCTCGGCTCGACCGGTCTGGGCGAAGGCGTCGCCATTCCCCACGGACGTATCAAGGGCCTGAAGCATCCGCTCGCCGCTTTCGTGCGCCTCGCCGAGCCGATCGCCTTCGAGTCGCCAGATGGTCAGCCTGTATCGCTGCTGATCTTTTTGCTCGTGCCCGAGCAGGCCACGCAGCAACACCTCGAAATCCTGTCGGAGATTGCACAGTTATTGTCCGATCGGGACACGCGTGAACGCCTGAACACCGAAGAAAACCGTGAGGCGCTGCACCAGCTTCTCACGCAATGGCAGGCCTGA